A stretch of the Mesorhizobium huakuii genome encodes the following:
- the rpsT gene encoding 30S ribosomal protein S20, which yields MANTSSAKKATRKIVRRAAINKNRRSRVRTYVRQVEEALASGDKAAAQAAFKAAEPELMRAATKGVIHKNTASRKVSRLAARLKVLSA from the coding sequence ATGGCCAACACATCCTCGGCCAAAAAGGCAACGCGCAAGATCGTCCGCCGCGCAGCGATCAACAAGAACCGCCGCTCGCGCGTGCGCACCTATGTACGCCAGGTCGAGGAGGCTCTCGCCTCCGGTGACAAGGCTGCCGCTCAGGCCGCTTTCAAGGCCGCCGAGCCGGAATTGATGCGTGCCGCGACCAAGGGCGTGATCCACAAGAACACCGCGTCCCGCAAGGTGTCGCGTCTGGCCGCGCGCCTCAAGGTGCTGTCGGCCTGA
- a CDS encoding pilus assembly protein N-terminal domain-containing protein: MAVLRSSILVAVLLAATSLITPARAGADIQVTMNQAKIVKLSRPADTIVIGNPAIADASVQDASTVVLTGKGFGVTNLVVLDQEGSPIVDAQVTVVRQAASTVRIYRRAEVQTMSCTPYCESSYKSEAEKSSEAEMSASK; this comes from the coding sequence ATGGCCGTGCTGAGATCCTCAATCCTGGTTGCCGTGCTTCTTGCCGCCACGAGCTTGATCACGCCAGCTAGGGCCGGCGCCGATATCCAGGTCACGATGAATCAGGCCAAGATCGTGAAATTGTCACGCCCCGCCGACACGATCGTCATCGGCAACCCGGCCATCGCCGATGCCTCCGTCCAGGACGCCTCGACGGTCGTGCTCACCGGCAAGGGATTCGGCGTCACCAATCTCGTCGTTCTCGACCAGGAGGGCAGCCCGATCGTCGACGCGCAGGTTACCGTCGTGCGGCAGGCAGCCTCGACGGTTCGCATTTACCGGCGTGCCGAGGTCCAGACCATGTCGTGCACGCCCTATTGCGAAAGCTCCTACAAGAGCGAGGCCGAAAAATCCTCCGAAGCCGAGATGAGCGCGAGCAAATAG
- the dnaA gene encoding chromosomal replication initiator protein DnaA has product MQSGIERELTGDLPFPGTLIGANEMAVSSDAEQKFDRVKTQLKARLGAEVYSSWFGRMKVAEASKGIVRISVPTAFLRSWINGHYLDLISELWKQEDADLLKIEIVVRTATRQGRSHVEPELAPARKMTRQTQTALAAGTVSPGRVERPPVPRPGGAVETEFRHNVLGSPLDPRYTFGSFIEGPSNRVAFAAAKAVAESQSSAVRFNPLFLHATVGLGKTHLLQAIAAESLKQNPKSRVVYLTAEYFMWRFATAIRDNNALTLKEQLRDIDLLIIDDMQFLQGKSIQHEFCHLINMLLDSAKQVVVAADRPPSELESLEPRVRSRLNGGVALEMSAPDFAMRLGMLKLRLATARVDDASLDISDEILNHVARTVTGSGRELEGAFNQLLFRQSFEPQITIDRIDEILGHIYRTGEPKRVRIEDIQRIVARHYNVSKTELLSNRRTRTIVKPRQVAMYLSKVMTPRSLPEIGRRFGGRDHTTVLHAVRKIEDLSGNDNTLAQELELLRRLINDQA; this is encoded by the coding sequence ATGCAGAGCGGCATCGAAAGGGAGCTTACGGGCGACCTCCCATTTCCTGGAACTTTGATCGGAGCAAACGAGATGGCGGTCTCCAGCGACGCGGAGCAGAAGTTCGACCGGGTCAAGACCCAGTTGAAGGCGCGTCTGGGGGCTGAAGTCTATTCGAGCTGGTTCGGCCGCATGAAGGTCGCGGAGGCGTCCAAGGGCATTGTCCGCATCTCGGTGCCCACCGCGTTCCTGCGCTCGTGGATCAACGGCCACTATCTCGACCTCATCTCCGAGCTGTGGAAGCAGGAGGATGCCGATCTCCTCAAGATCGAGATCGTCGTGCGCACGGCCACCCGCCAGGGGCGCAGCCATGTCGAACCGGAACTGGCGCCGGCGCGCAAAATGACACGACAGACGCAGACGGCGCTGGCTGCCGGCACTGTGAGCCCCGGCAGGGTGGAACGGCCTCCCGTGCCGCGCCCGGGTGGTGCGGTCGAGACCGAGTTCCGCCACAACGTGCTGGGATCCCCGCTTGATCCTCGCTACACGTTCGGCTCCTTCATCGAAGGCCCGTCGAACCGGGTGGCCTTCGCCGCCGCCAAGGCCGTGGCGGAATCGCAGTCGAGCGCGGTGCGCTTCAACCCGCTTTTCCTGCACGCGACCGTCGGGCTCGGCAAAACCCACCTGCTGCAGGCCATCGCGGCGGAATCGCTGAAGCAGAACCCGAAATCCCGCGTCGTCTATCTCACCGCGGAATATTTCATGTGGCGCTTCGCCACCGCGATCCGCGACAACAACGCGCTGACGCTCAAGGAGCAGTTGCGCGACATCGACCTTCTGATCATCGACGACATGCAGTTCCTGCAGGGCAAGTCGATCCAGCATGAATTCTGCCATCTGATCAACATGCTGCTCGACAGCGCCAAGCAGGTCGTCGTCGCCGCAGACCGGCCGCCGTCCGAGCTGGAATCGCTCGAGCCGCGCGTCCGCTCGCGCCTCAATGGCGGCGTCGCGCTCGAAATGTCGGCGCCGGATTTCGCCATGCGCCTCGGCATGCTCAAACTGCGCCTGGCCACGGCCAGGGTCGACGACGCGTCGCTGGATATTTCCGACGAGATCCTCAATCACGTCGCCCGCACCGTGACCGGCAGCGGACGCGAATTGGAGGGCGCGTTCAATCAGCTGCTGTTCCGGCAATCGTTCGAGCCGCAGATCACCATCGACCGCATCGACGAGATCCTCGGACACATCTATCGCACGGGCGAGCCGAAGCGGGTCCGCATCGAGGATATCCAGCGCATCGTGGCGCGCCATTACAACGTGTCGAAGACCGAATTGCTGTCCAACCGGCGCACGCGTACCATCGTCAAGCCGCGGCAGGTCGCCATGTACCTGTCGAAGGTGATGACACCGCGCTCCCTGCCCGAAATCGGACGGCGCTTCGGCGGCCGCGACCACACCACGGTGCTGCACGCCGTGCGCAAGATCGAGGACCTGTCCGGCAACGACAACACGCTGGCACAGGAACTTGAGTTGCTGCGGCGGCTGATCAACGACCAGGCCTGA
- a CDS encoding Flp family type IVb pilin produces the protein MKDESGATAIEYGLIAALIALAIITGAGALGNAINAKFTSIGSTLNSSGS, from the coding sequence GTGAAGGACGAATCCGGCGCGACCGCTATCGAATATGGTCTGATCGCCGCCCTCATCGCGCTCGCCATCATCACCGGCGCCGGCGCCCTTGGCAATGCGATCAACGCCAAGTTCACCTCGATCGGTTCCACGCTGAACTCCAGCGGCAGCTAA
- a CDS encoding enoyl-CoA hydratase: protein MAYETIITETRGKVGLITLDRPKALNALNSQILAELVAAVNGFGADPGIGAMVLTGSDKAFAAGADIKEMQAISYVDAYSQDFFAGWEEFTRTRKPIIAAVAGYALGGGCELAMMCDFIIAADTAKFGQPEITLGVIPGMGGSQRLTRFVGKSKAMDMCLTGRMMDAAEAERSGLVSRVVPAAELVEEAVKAAAKIADFSLPSVMMAKEAVNRSYETTLAEGLRFERRLFHSLFALEDQKEGMAAFAEKRKPNFTNR from the coding sequence ATGGCCTATGAAACGATCATCACCGAGACGCGCGGCAAGGTCGGACTGATCACGCTGGACCGGCCAAAGGCGCTTAATGCTCTGAATTCCCAGATCCTTGCTGAACTCGTCGCAGCCGTGAACGGTTTCGGCGCCGATCCTGGCATCGGCGCCATGGTTCTTACCGGTTCCGACAAGGCCTTCGCCGCTGGTGCCGACATCAAGGAGATGCAGGCGATCTCCTATGTGGACGCCTATAGCCAGGACTTCTTCGCGGGTTGGGAAGAGTTCACGCGCACGCGAAAGCCGATCATTGCGGCAGTGGCTGGCTATGCGCTGGGCGGCGGATGCGAGCTGGCCATGATGTGCGACTTCATCATTGCCGCCGACACGGCCAAATTCGGCCAGCCCGAAATCACGCTCGGCGTCATTCCCGGCATGGGCGGGTCGCAACGCCTGACCCGGTTCGTCGGCAAATCGAAGGCGATGGATATGTGCCTGACCGGGCGGATGATGGATGCCGCGGAAGCCGAGCGCTCAGGCCTGGTGTCGCGGGTCGTGCCCGCCGCCGAACTCGTCGAAGAGGCGGTCAAGGCGGCGGCCAAGATCGCCGATTTCTCGCTGCCGTCGGTGATGATGGCGAAGGAAGCGGTCAACCGTTCCTATGAGACGACGTTGGCCGAGGGATTGCGGTTCGAGCGCCGTCTGTTCCACTCGCTTTTCGCGCTCGAAGACCAGAAGGAAGGCATGGCGGCCTTCGCCGAAAAGCGGAAGCCGAATTTCACCAATCGGTAG
- a CDS encoding TadE/TadG family type IV pilus assembly protein, which produces MGNEFGSTGQHKVERAGFLKRFVRNRRGSTAIEFAILALPFALLVFGILESCISFAGQEVMANITDDIARQLRTGQLRPADVAGTKLTTLICSKLQIIVSTDCPQQLLVDLREYPTFADAASASFTIQNGDVVLMQGTNSQTFANTPGLAESKNMLRVFYKWPVVTDLMARSMANLSGGRTLHFASATWQNEPFDN; this is translated from the coding sequence ATGGGCAACGAATTCGGCTCGACAGGTCAGCACAAGGTGGAGCGCGCCGGGTTTTTGAAGCGCTTCGTTCGCAACCGCCGTGGCAGTACGGCCATCGAATTCGCAATCCTGGCATTGCCGTTCGCGCTTCTTGTCTTTGGCATCCTTGAAAGCTGCATCTCATTTGCCGGCCAGGAGGTGATGGCCAACATCACCGACGATATTGCGCGCCAGTTGCGCACGGGCCAGTTGAGGCCGGCCGATGTGGCGGGGACCAAATTGACGACCCTGATCTGCAGCAAGCTGCAGATCATCGTCTCGACGGATTGCCCGCAACAGCTGCTCGTCGATCTTCGCGAATATCCGACTTTCGCCGACGCGGCCTCGGCAAGCTTCACGATCCAGAACGGCGATGTCGTGCTGATGCAAGGCACGAACTCACAGACTTTTGCAAACACGCCTGGCCTGGCGGAATCGAAGAACATGCTGCGGGTCTTCTACAAATGGCCTGTGGTGACCGATCTGATGGCGAGGTCGATGGCCAATCTGAGCGGCGGCAGGACACTGCATTTTGCGTCGGCGACCTGGCAGAACGAGCCGTTCGACAATTGA
- the mutM gene encoding bifunctional DNA-formamidopyrimidine glycosylase/DNA-(apurinic or apyrimidinic site) lyase, which yields MPELPEVETVRRGLQPVLEGARLTKVEARRPDLRFPFPERFSERLTGKTITALGRRAKYLTMHVQDGPVLICHLGMSGSFRIETDDDGETPGVFHHERSKSTTHDHVVFDVVAADGARSRVIFNDPRRFGFMLFAEGSPETHPMLAGLGVEPTGNALDGVLLASLLKGRGSPLKAALLDQKLIAGLGNIYVSEALWRAGLSPLRAAGTIAKPGKKAREQSERLAEAIRSVISDAIAAGGSSLRDYVHTDGSLGYFQHSFAVYDREGEPCPKPGCGGHIERIVQSGRSTFYCRTCQS from the coding sequence ATGCCTGAATTGCCCGAAGTCGAAACGGTGCGGCGTGGTCTGCAGCCGGTCCTGGAAGGTGCCCGTCTGACCAAGGTCGAGGCGCGGCGGCCAGATCTGCGCTTTCCCTTCCCCGAACGGTTTTCGGAACGGCTGACCGGCAAGACGATCACGGCACTTGGCCGCCGGGCCAAATATCTGACCATGCATGTGCAGGACGGCCCGGTGCTGATCTGCCATCTTGGCATGTCGGGCTCGTTTCGCATCGAGACCGACGATGACGGCGAGACACCTGGCGTGTTCCACCACGAACGCTCGAAAAGCACGACGCACGACCATGTCGTGTTCGATGTCGTCGCCGCCGACGGCGCCCGTTCCCGCGTGATCTTCAACGACCCGCGCCGCTTCGGTTTCATGCTGTTCGCGGAAGGATCGCCGGAGACGCATCCGATGCTGGCCGGACTCGGCGTCGAGCCGACGGGCAACGCGCTGGACGGCGTGCTGCTCGCCTCTTTGCTGAAAGGCCGCGGATCGCCGCTGAAGGCAGCACTTCTTGACCAGAAGCTGATCGCGGGGCTTGGCAATATTTACGTGTCGGAGGCGCTCTGGCGCGCCGGCCTGTCGCCCTTGCGTGCGGCGGGCACCATCGCCAAGCCGGGCAAGAAGGCCAGGGAGCAGAGCGAACGCCTGGCCGAGGCGATCCGCTCGGTCATATCAGATGCCATCGCCGCAGGCGGGTCGTCGCTGCGCGACTACGTGCATACCGACGGATCGCTGGGCTATTTCCAGCATTCCTTCGCCGTCTACGACCGCGAGGGCGAACCCTGCCCGAAGCCCGGCTGCGGCGGCCACATCGAGCGTATCGTGCAGAGCGGACGCTCGACCTTCTATTGCCGGACGTGTCAGAGCTGA
- a CDS encoding TadE/TadG family type IV pilus assembly protein, with protein sequence MMRAGAHPGIAGLWSKAVGFCSNRRGVAAVEFALIVPILLIMYFMTMEASQAIETSKKVSRIGSMVADLITQQPTIVKADLDAIMKIGTSTIQPYNRSTPNITITAIQVTTDPTPRVLVVWSRKVASGVYSVGATAGTATTVPATLKVAGTFLIRVDSNLSYAPIIGWTANTQQKLGLTQSLTTTIPMGETYYLRPRRSLTIPCSDC encoded by the coding sequence ATGATGCGTGCGGGGGCACATCCGGGAATTGCGGGACTCTGGAGCAAGGCGGTCGGGTTCTGCTCCAATCGCCGTGGTGTGGCGGCGGTCGAGTTCGCTCTTATCGTGCCTATCCTGCTGATCATGTACTTCATGACCATGGAGGCGTCGCAGGCCATCGAGACGAGCAAGAAGGTCAGCCGCATCGGCAGCATGGTCGCGGATCTCATCACGCAGCAGCCGACCATCGTCAAGGCGGATCTCGACGCCATCATGAAAATCGGCACATCGACCATTCAACCCTACAACCGTTCGACACCCAACATCACCATCACCGCAATACAGGTCACGACCGATCCGACGCCCAGGGTCCTGGTGGTGTGGTCGCGCAAGGTCGCCAGCGGCGTCTACAGTGTCGGGGCCACCGCAGGCACGGCCACCACGGTTCCGGCAACGCTCAAGGTTGCCGGTACCTTCCTCATCCGCGTTGACAGCAATCTTAGCTATGCGCCGATTATCGGCTGGACGGCGAATACCCAGCAAAAGCTTGGATTGACCCAATCCCTCACCACGACGATTCCGATGGGCGAGACCTACTATCTGCGCCCGCGCAGAAGCCTGACCATCCCCTGCAGCGACTGCTGA
- a CDS encoding phosphopentomutase, with product MARAFLFVLDSFGVGGAADAERYGDAGANTLAHIAEACAEGRADRERLRQGPLFVPHMASLGLGKASETATGLAFSHFGTDLAANAFHGAAQEVSSGKDTPSGHWEIAGLPVRFDWGYFPDTVPAFPADLTAAMIREGEVSGILGNCHAPGTEIIERFGEEHIRTGKPICYTSVDSVLQIAAHEVHFGLERLYEFCQVVRRLVDPLRIGRVIARPFVGETAGTFQRTYNRHDYAVPPPEPTLLDRLTARGSRVIAVGKIGDIFAHRGVSEVRKAAGNMAMFDKALGAMDDAGDGDLVFANFVDFDTEFGHRRDVAGYAAALEAFDRRLPEAFAKLRQGDILILTADHGNDPTWRGTDHTRERIPVIGMGPGLTGGDIGLRTTFADIGETVAEHLGLAPGRHGTSFHAMIGGHA from the coding sequence ATGGCGCGTGCTTTCCTCTTTGTCCTGGATTCCTTCGGCGTCGGCGGCGCGGCCGATGCTGAACGCTATGGCGACGCCGGCGCCAACACGCTTGCGCACATCGCCGAAGCTTGCGCCGAAGGGCGTGCGGATCGCGAGCGGCTTCGTCAGGGGCCGCTGTTTGTCCCGCACATGGCATCGCTCGGGCTCGGCAAGGCATCCGAGACGGCGACAGGATTGGCTTTTTCCCATTTCGGAACGGATCTGGCCGCCAATGCCTTCCATGGCGCGGCGCAGGAAGTTTCGAGCGGCAAGGACACCCCTTCCGGTCACTGGGAGATCGCAGGCCTGCCGGTTCGCTTCGACTGGGGTTATTTCCCGGATACGGTTCCCGCCTTTCCGGCTGATCTGACCGCGGCGATGATCCGCGAGGGCGAGGTTTCAGGCATTCTCGGAAACTGCCATGCGCCAGGTACCGAGATCATCGAACGCTTCGGCGAGGAACACATCCGCACCGGCAAGCCGATCTGTTACACCTCCGTCGACTCGGTCCTGCAGATCGCCGCGCATGAAGTCCATTTCGGGTTGGAGCGGCTTTATGAATTCTGTCAGGTGGTACGCCGGCTGGTTGATCCGCTGAGGATCGGACGCGTGATCGCACGGCCGTTCGTCGGCGAGACCGCCGGCACCTTCCAGCGGACCTACAATCGCCATGACTATGCCGTGCCGCCGCCGGAGCCGACCTTGCTCGACCGGCTGACGGCACGGGGAAGCCGCGTTATAGCCGTCGGCAAGATCGGCGACATCTTCGCCCATCGCGGGGTTTCGGAAGTGCGCAAGGCCGCCGGCAACATGGCCATGTTCGACAAGGCGCTCGGTGCGATGGATGATGCTGGCGACGGCGATCTCGTTTTCGCCAATTTCGTCGATTTCGACACCGAATTCGGCCATCGCCGCGATGTCGCCGGCTATGCCGCCGCGCTCGAGGCCTTCGACCGGCGGCTGCCGGAAGCATTTGCAAAACTGCGGCAGGGCGACATCCTCATCCTGACGGCCGACCATGGCAATGATCCGACCTGGCGAGGGACCGATCATACGCGTGAACGTATCCCGGTGATCGGCATGGGACCGGGTTTGACAGGTGGCGACATCGGACTGAGAACGACATTCGCCGATATCGGCGAGACCGTCGCCGAACATCTCGGCCTGGCGCCCGGCCGCCACGGCACTTCTTTCCATGCGATGATTGGCGGCCATGCCTGA
- a CDS encoding phosphate/phosphite/phosphonate ABC transporter substrate-binding protein: protein MNAALKACAGLVVVHGALWCGPARADWRDDIGTFRIGIVAEPGAGNTVPGLALLTQSFTNALGMKVEFVVARDYAALIEAQANARIEYAIYSATAYATALQRCGCIEPLVAPVDSDGAAGIRSVLLTRDGKLSGLGAMQAHRIAMPPPDSVGGSLLPLAELAAEHVKIAEDAPFLIHTDSASAAEKMLVDGQADASFGWVRAAADGQPLLSGGTQARLEAAGLSASALQVVWMSGLLRYGPHAVRSDLDPEAKRRLTVFLTNLKSTTPDVYDLLESKHSGGFLTAAPKDYAAAEAIVRLVSADGGQR from the coding sequence ATGAACGCCGCGCTGAAGGCATGTGCTGGCCTTGTGGTCGTGCACGGCGCGCTCTGGTGTGGTCCGGCGCGGGCCGACTGGCGCGATGATATCGGCACATTTCGCATCGGCATCGTCGCCGAGCCTGGCGCCGGCAACACCGTTCCGGGGCTGGCGCTGTTGACGCAATCCTTTACCAATGCGCTTGGCATGAAGGTGGAGTTCGTCGTCGCGCGCGACTATGCGGCATTGATCGAGGCGCAGGCCAACGCCCGGATCGAGTACGCCATCTATTCGGCAACGGCCTACGCCACGGCGCTGCAGCGTTGCGGATGCATCGAGCCGCTTGTGGCGCCGGTTGATTCCGACGGTGCGGCCGGCATCCGCTCCGTGCTGCTGACCAGGGACGGCAAGCTGTCTGGCCTGGGGGCGATGCAGGCGCACCGGATCGCCATGCCGCCGCCGGACAGTGTCGGGGGCTCGCTTCTGCCGCTGGCGGAGCTGGCCGCCGAGCACGTCAAGATCGCCGAAGACGCCCCCTTTCTGATCCATACGGATTCAGCGTCGGCAGCGGAAAAAATGCTCGTCGACGGCCAGGCCGACGCCTCGTTCGGCTGGGTGAGGGCCGCGGCCGACGGCCAGCCGTTGCTGTCTGGTGGAACGCAGGCAAGGCTCGAAGCGGCCGGCCTTTCGGCGTCGGCTCTCCAGGTCGTGTGGATGTCGGGCCTGCTGAGATATGGTCCCCATGCAGTGCGCAGCGATCTCGACCCGGAAGCCAAGCGCCGGCTGACCGTGTTCCTCACCAACCTCAAATCGACGACGCCGGATGTCTACGATCTCCTGGAATCGAAACACTCTGGCGGCTTTTTGACCGCAGCCCCAAAGGATTATGCGGCGGCGGAAGCCATCGTGCGCCTGGTGTCGGCCGACGGTGGGCAGCGGTAA
- a CDS encoding A24 family peptidase: protein MLEALIFVVFPFCMLFAAISDMLSMTIANRVSVLLVVVFALVAPLTGMEWAAYGWHFAAGALVLTVTFGLFAMGGMGGGDAKLLAATAVWMGLNIHLVEYLVVSTMIGGLLTLAILLYRKSPLAAFTGRNPFLRHFADDTTGVPYGIALGLGGLLTYPDSPLMVWALAKLAG, encoded by the coding sequence ATGCTTGAAGCCCTGATCTTCGTCGTCTTTCCGTTCTGCATGCTGTTTGCCGCGATCTCCGACATGCTGTCGATGACAATTGCCAACCGCGTCTCGGTGCTGCTTGTCGTCGTCTTCGCGCTGGTTGCGCCGCTGACGGGTATGGAATGGGCAGCCTATGGCTGGCATTTCGCCGCCGGCGCCCTGGTCCTTACCGTGACGTTCGGCCTGTTCGCGATGGGTGGCATGGGTGGAGGCGACGCCAAGCTGCTGGCCGCTACGGCCGTGTGGATGGGGTTGAACATCCATCTCGTCGAATACCTCGTTGTCTCGACAATGATCGGCGGCCTGCTGACGCTTGCCATCCTGCTCTACCGGAAGTCGCCGCTGGCGGCTTTTACCGGACGCAATCCATTCCTGCGTCATTTCGCGGACGACACGACCGGGGTTCCCTACGGGATCGCGCTCGGCCTGGGCGGACTGCTGACCTATCCGGACTCGCCTTTGATGGTGTGGGCGCTAGCAAAGCTTGCGGGTTGA